From a single Deltaproteobacteria bacterium genomic region:
- a CDS encoding metal-dependent hydrolase: MNTITWHGHSAFAIATPNHNILVDPWFDGNPSAQTKAKDVPADLVLVTHDHGDHIGQALDICARTGASLGCIVELAAKLKAQGLPESQILNGIGFNIGGTVHHHGMAVTMTQAFHSCEAGVPVGFILRLENGYTIYHAGDTAVFSTMAMWGKLYNIDLALLPIGGVFTMDPPQAALATMMLRAHKVIPMHWGTFPALEPNTDSFRKELEKLDLGDALIDLSVDTPLCLS; this comes from the coding sequence ATGAACACCATCACCTGGCACGGGCATTCGGCCTTCGCCATCGCCACCCCAAATCACAATATTCTTGTCGATCCCTGGTTTGACGGCAATCCCTCGGCCCAAACCAAGGCCAAGGATGTACCGGCCGATCTGGTCCTGGTCACCCACGACCATGGCGACCACATCGGCCAGGCCCTGGACATCTGCGCGCGCACCGGAGCCAGCCTGGGCTGCATCGTGGAGCTCGCGGCCAAACTCAAGGCCCAGGGCCTGCCCGAATCCCAAATCCTCAACGGGATCGGCTTCAATATCGGTGGCACTGTGCATCACCATGGCATGGCCGTGACCATGACCCAGGCCTTCCACTCCTGCGAAGCCGGCGTGCCCGTGGGCTTTATCCTGCGTCTCGAAAATGGCTACACCATCTACCACGCCGGCGACACGGCCGTTTTTTCCACCATGGCCATGTGGGGCAAGCTGTACAACATCGACCTGGCCCTGTTGCCCATCGGTGGCGTCTTCACCATGGACCCTCCCCAGGCGGCCCTGGCCACCATGATGTTGCGCGCCCACAAGGTCATCCCCATGCACTGGGGCACCTTTCCGGCCCTGGAGCCAAACACGGACAGCTTCAGGAAGGAGCTGGAAAAACTGGACCTCGGCGACGCGCTGATCGATCTGTCCGTGGACACGCCCCTGTGCCTGTCATGA
- a CDS encoding PAS domain S-box protein, protein MTIRKTIIIALLAIFTLGSGVMFLSSRAILATRFTGLEQKHVHANLVRAKAALLARQRHVDQIAADWADNGAAHAFAHGATPRYVQANIRPQTFAILDLHYIAILDQAGRVAWAGMIEEPGRGIVTDNPLIGQLIQKITPALRSGDGTRTSGILSMNGRVALGAAHAIHGVGIDGPKAGTLIMARWLDDREMNALAEETRLDLSLAPWVEEKAIPYTPPDTKDERIRIMTTDTDIAGFLALQDIGGSTAGYLKVRMEREINHEALIAARYNLFAQLITAVLCCVLGLLILEKKVLSRITSLSVQVGGLRSTRDISDIALDGNDELNILQRSINSLLQAIRQSEASYEIFFRSNGTANAILDTHGVIRLVNDEFERLAGQTKLELENKQFAEPFFPGIQAEAKVFTLSDPSCPSCSTAFETVFLGAGGERHVLASITTLPDRQRQILSLQDITPLKKSQAQLLELSRELEERVQARTADLKQVNLRLGEEVARRIATSRILEVVNEISRILSTANNTATAFRMLLDVLCGLEPFDYGAAYVLDASGSGFTLVADKGLNSSMRRAISQFSGESILAVTAQRGLPTYGLHADLTGKSSALTSEIKAVGMIPIVFQDRVVAILNVASRTVDDIPLPMRSILNTIAAQTGGAIVRIQAQETSERTAKEMRAIFETSAVGIMHLSASRHLLKVNGRLAEMFGYSREEMIGRHVQILHESPEASERFHADNYPDLLRGQRLLNQETRMKTKSGEIRWFKIHGGIIATGDPSQGFVWILEDIHDQRAQREALRRYTEELREAKELQEENGARLAMMIEELNAAKQQAESASRMKSDFLANVSHEIRTPMNAIMGMTDIVLGQAITRDQRRALTIVKNSAEELLDLINGVLDLSKIEAGQFELETRAFSPRDVVEKTVLTLALAAAEKNLDLICRVPPDLPRQMLGDPGRLRQVLINLMGNALKFTPSGHVCCRCHVDEETETEIVLHFEIQDTGIGIPREKQQIIFDDFTQVDSSSTRVYGGTGLGLSITKKLIHLMRGDIWVESSPGQGSAFHATTRLGKIEGRDTEFSQLFDHAATVLVVINNPQVRAHVVELLDFWGLDTLTGSCLDFPPDLQADLAILDPDMSATECLELLEPGRPLREIPTIIVTQLGDATAFDTLHPNIRGVLAKPVLHDDLLRLLAQIFGLRVHLEQEAATEIQPTRPNEKRLEILLVEDVATNRELAELLLRNMGHAVHDSRDGLDALTMLGRHSYDLIFMDLQMPVMDGFTATQIIRACEQGLPAPADMNDSFLIEELRRKIAGTHTPIVAMTAHAMLRDRQRCLDIGMDAYITKPLRLEEVHAVLDEISGAAPSRPAPKPESVPAPAPAPTSPPFDRALAALQSQYGLGQDQAIELIRSLETSLKNHQPEMEQAMAAEDIEGLRHLAHSIKGMLANMGLTLEAETAKNLENACAQGTALQDVITRAVELTELIMTLRTSLETTLKHRSSS, encoded by the coding sequence ATGACCATTCGCAAAACCATCATCATTGCCTTGTTGGCCATTTTCACCCTTGGGAGCGGGGTCATGTTCCTGTCCTCTCGGGCCATTCTCGCGACCCGTTTCACGGGCTTGGAACAAAAACACGTGCACGCCAATCTGGTCCGGGCCAAGGCGGCGCTGCTGGCCAGGCAGCGACACGTGGACCAAATCGCGGCCGACTGGGCCGACAACGGTGCCGCCCACGCCTTCGCGCACGGCGCGACGCCCCGGTATGTCCAGGCCAACATCCGGCCCCAAACCTTCGCCATCCTGGACCTGCATTACATCGCCATCCTGGACCAGGCCGGCCGGGTCGCCTGGGCCGGAATGATCGAGGAACCAGGACGCGGCATCGTCACCGACAACCCGCTCATCGGCCAGCTCATCCAAAAAATCACCCCCGCCCTCCGTTCCGGGGATGGCACCCGGACCTCGGGCATCCTGTCCATGAATGGACGCGTGGCGCTTGGCGCGGCCCATGCCATCCATGGGGTCGGCATCGACGGGCCCAAAGCCGGCACCCTGATCATGGCCCGATGGCTGGACGACCGGGAAATGAACGCCCTGGCCGAGGAAACCCGGCTGGATTTGTCCCTGGCGCCCTGGGTCGAGGAAAAGGCCATCCCGTACACGCCCCCCGACACCAAGGATGAACGAATCCGGATCATGACCACCGACACCGACATCGCCGGATTTCTGGCCCTCCAAGACATCGGGGGAAGCACAGCCGGCTACTTGAAAGTCCGGATGGAACGGGAAATCAACCACGAAGCCCTGATCGCGGCCCGCTACAATCTGTTTGCCCAACTGATCACGGCCGTTCTGTGCTGCGTGTTGGGCTTGCTGATTCTGGAAAAAAAAGTCCTGTCCCGCATCACCAGCCTGAGCGTCCAGGTCGGAGGGCTGAGGTCGACCCGGGATATCAGCGACATCGCCCTCGACGGCAATGACGAACTGAACATCCTGCAACGCTCCATCAACTCCCTGCTCCAGGCCATCCGACAATCCGAGGCGTCCTACGAGATCTTCTTCCGCAGCAACGGCACGGCCAACGCCATTCTCGACACCCATGGCGTCATCCGCCTGGTCAACGACGAGTTCGAGCGCCTGGCCGGCCAGACAAAACTCGAGCTGGAAAACAAGCAATTCGCCGAGCCATTTTTTCCGGGCATCCAGGCCGAGGCCAAGGTCTTCACCCTGTCCGATCCGTCGTGCCCCTCCTGTTCGACCGCTTTCGAAACCGTCTTCCTGGGGGCCGGTGGCGAGCGTCATGTCCTGGCCTCGATCACGACCCTGCCCGACCGGCAACGGCAGATCCTGTCCCTGCAGGACATCACGCCTCTCAAAAAAAGCCAGGCCCAGCTTCTTGAGTTGAGTCGGGAACTGGAAGAACGGGTCCAGGCCCGGACCGCCGACCTGAAACAGGTCAATCTGCGCCTGGGCGAGGAAGTCGCCCGGCGCATCGCCACCAGCCGCATCCTGGAGGTTGTCAACGAAATCAGCCGCATCTTGAGCACGGCCAACAACACGGCCACGGCCTTCCGCATGCTGCTCGATGTCCTGTGCGGGCTAGAACCCTTTGATTACGGCGCGGCCTATGTTCTCGATGCCTCGGGTTCGGGCTTCACCCTGGTCGCCGACAAGGGCCTCAACAGCTCCATGCGGCGCGCCATCAGCCAATTTTCGGGGGAATCCATCCTGGCCGTGACCGCCCAGAGAGGTCTGCCAACCTATGGCCTGCACGCCGACCTCACCGGAAAATCATCCGCCCTGACCTCCGAAATCAAGGCCGTGGGCATGATACCGATCGTTTTCCAGGACCGCGTCGTGGCCATTCTCAATGTCGCCTCGCGCACGGTGGACGACATCCCCCTGCCCATGCGCTCCATCCTGAACACCATCGCGGCCCAAACCGGCGGCGCCATCGTGCGCATCCAGGCCCAGGAAACCTCCGAACGCACGGCCAAGGAAATGCGGGCCATTTTCGAAACCAGCGCCGTGGGCATCATGCACCTGTCCGCGTCCCGCCATCTGCTCAAGGTCAATGGCCGACTGGCCGAGATGTTCGGCTATTCCCGCGAGGAAATGATCGGCCGGCATGTCCAGATCCTCCACGAAAGCCCGGAAGCCTCGGAGCGCTTCCACGCCGACAACTATCCCGACCTGCTCCGGGGACAGCGTCTCTTGAATCAGGAAACGCGCATGAAAACCAAAAGCGGCGAAATCCGCTGGTTCAAAATCCATGGCGGCATCATCGCCACCGGCGATCCGTCCCAGGGTTTTGTCTGGATTCTGGAAGACATTCACGACCAACGGGCGCAACGCGAGGCCCTGCGACGCTACACGGAGGAACTGCGCGAGGCCAAGGAACTGCAAGAGGAAAACGGTGCCCGACTGGCCATGATGATCGAGGAACTGAACGCGGCCAAGCAACAGGCCGAATCGGCCAGCCGGATGAAAAGCGACTTCCTGGCCAATGTCAGCCATGAAATCCGCACGCCCATGAACGCCATCATGGGCATGACCGACATCGTCCTTGGCCAGGCCATCACCCGCGACCAACGCCGGGCCCTGACCATTGTCAAGAATTCCGCCGAGGAACTCTTGGACCTGATCAACGGCGTCCTGGACCTGTCCAAGATCGAAGCCGGCCAGTTTGAACTCGAAACCCGCGCCTTCAGCCCTCGGGACGTGGTCGAAAAAACAGTCCTGACCCTGGCCCTGGCCGCCGCGGAAAAAAACCTGGATCTGATCTGCCGCGTCCCGCCGGATCTGCCCCGCCAAATGCTCGGCGATCCCGGACGGCTGCGTCAGGTACTCATCAACCTGATGGGCAACGCGCTCAAATTCACGCCCTCGGGCCATGTTTGCTGCCGGTGCCACGTCGACGAGGAAACCGAGACCGAGATCGTCCTGCATTTCGAGATTCAGGACACGGGCATCGGTATCCCGCGAGAAAAACAGCAGATCATTTTCGACGACTTCACCCAGGTCGACAGCTCCTCCACCCGCGTCTACGGCGGCACGGGGCTGGGTCTGTCCATCACCAAAAAGCTGATCCACCTCATGCGCGGCGATATCTGGGTGGAAAGCTCGCCGGGCCAGGGCAGCGCCTTTCACGCCACGACCCGACTGGGCAAAATCGAAGGCCGCGACACGGAGTTCTCCCAGCTTTTCGACCACGCGGCCACGGTTCTGGTCGTGATCAACAACCCCCAGGTGCGGGCGCATGTCGTGGAATTGCTCGATTTCTGGGGTCTCGACACCCTAACTGGCTCCTGTCTGGACTTCCCGCCCGATCTCCAGGCGGATCTGGCCATTCTCGATCCGGACATGTCGGCCACGGAATGCCTGGAGCTGCTCGAACCGGGCCGCCCCCTGCGGGAAATCCCGACCATCATCGTCACACAGCTCGGCGACGCCACGGCCTTCGACACCCTGCATCCAAACATCCGGGGCGTGCTCGCCAAACCTGTTCTCCATGACGATCTGCTCAGACTCCTGGCCCAAATCTTTGGTCTGCGCGTCCATCTCGAGCAAGAGGCGGCCACCGAAATCCAGCCCACCCGGCCCAACGAAAAACGGCTCGAAATCCTGCTCGTCGAGGACGTCGCCACCAACCGCGAGCTGGCCGAGCTGCTGCTCCGGAACATGGGCCACGCCGTGCATGACTCCCGCGACGGCCTGGACGCCCTGACCATGCTGGGCCGGCATTCCTACGACCTGATCTTCATGGACCTGCAGATGCCGGTCATGGACGGCTTCACGGCCACGCAAATCATCCGCGCCTGCGAACAGGGCCTGCCCGCTCCGGCCGACATGAACGACAGCTTTCTGATCGAGGAGTTGCGGCGCAAAATCGCGGGCACCCACACCCCCATCGTGGCCATGACCGCCCATGCCATGCTCCGCGACCGGCAGCGATGCCTGGACATCGGCATGGACGCCTACATCACCAAGCCCCTGCGCCTGGAGGAGGTCCACGCCGTGCTGGACGAAATCAGCGGCGCGGCGCCGTCCCGTCCAGCCCCCAAGCCAGAAAGCGTCCCGGCGCCGGCCCCGGCCCCGACGAGCCCGCCCTTTGACCGGGCCCTGGCCGCGTTGCAATCCCAATACGGCCTGGGTCAAGACCAGGCCATCGAGCTGATCCGAAGCCTCGAAACCAGCCTGAAAAACCACCAACCCGAGATGGAACAGGCCATGGCCGCCGAGGACATCGAAGGCCTGCGCCACCTGGCCCACTCCATCAAGGGCATGCTGGCCAACATGGGCTTGACCCTGGAGGCCGAGACGGCCAAAAATCTCGAAAACGCCTGCGCCCAGGGCACCGCCCTCCAGGACGTGATAACCCGCGCGGTCGAGCTGACCGAGCTGATCATGACCCTGCGGACCAGTCTCGAAACCACCCTCAAGCACCGGAGCTCTTCATGA
- a CDS encoding AMIN domain-containing protein has product MARALGLCVMVLILANVPARAESTVHRVVAGDTLRGILTRYNCVRSMARYSQLREEFARLNPAIFHSGMLVEGMDIQVPRGDKGGGCLQGALARVVRLEFEAGTTSETVRVYLDGPVLPDLFMLKTQSPHRLVCDFDDTLPRADLVREMPVEGRLVRKIRVGHEDKPFRRARIVLELEDVLAGRVEQVFFERESLFAVTVHEALE; this is encoded by the coding sequence ATGGCACGAGCCCTCGGCCTCTGTGTCATGGTTCTGATCTTGGCCAACGTCCCGGCGCGGGCGGAATCCACGGTGCACCGGGTCGTTGCCGGCGACACCCTTCGAGGCATCCTGACGCGCTACAATTGTGTCCGGTCCATGGCCCGGTACAGCCAGCTCCGGGAGGAGTTCGCCCGGCTCAATCCGGCCATTTTCCATTCCGGCATGTTGGTGGAGGGGATGGATATCCAGGTGCCGCGAGGCGACAAGGGCGGCGGTTGCCTGCAAGGAGCCCTGGCGCGCGTGGTCCGGCTGGAGTTCGAGGCCGGCACGACATCGGAAACGGTCCGAGTCTATCTGGATGGGCCGGTGCTGCCGGATCTGTTCATGCTCAAGACCCAGTCTCCCCACCGCCTGGTGTGTGATTTCGATGACACCCTGCCCAGGGCGGATCTGGTCCGGGAGATGCCGGTCGAGGGCCGTCTTGTGCGCAAAATCCGCGTCGGGCACGAGGACAAGCCTTTTCGCCGGGCGCGGATCGTGTTGGAATTGGAGGACGTCTTGGCCGGAAGGGTGGAGCAGGTTTTTTTCGAACGGGAAAGTCTGTTCGCGGTGACGGTCCACGAGGCGCTCGAATAA
- a CDS encoding precorrin-8X methylmutase, protein MYQHVQPDEIEARSMAIIDAEVPEPRPFQGEQWIIARRMIHATADFDLLDHIRFHPEAVEAGKAALLAGADIVTDTRMALAGIPTRRLEPLGCTVRCLMSDARVARRAKAEGVTRAWAAVDEVMAHGGADIFVIGNAPTALYRLLHWMEQGARPPRLIVGMPVGFVNAAEAKDLLLAQDKIPYITIRGRKGGSSLAACVINALAKMVRREMASAS, encoded by the coding sequence ATGTATCAGCACGTCCAGCCCGATGAGATCGAGGCCCGATCCATGGCCATCATCGACGCGGAGGTTCCGGAACCGCGTCCTTTTCAGGGCGAGCAATGGATCATTGCCCGGCGCATGATTCATGCCACCGCCGACTTCGATCTTCTTGATCATATTCGATTTCATCCCGAAGCCGTGGAGGCGGGCAAGGCCGCCCTGCTGGCCGGGGCCGACATTGTCACCGACACGCGGATGGCCTTGGCCGGCATTCCCACCCGGCGCCTCGAACCCCTGGGATGCACGGTGCGGTGCCTGATGTCCGATGCGCGCGTGGCCCGGCGCGCCAAGGCCGAGGGCGTGACCAGGGCCTGGGCCGCGGTGGACGAGGTCATGGCCCATGGCGGGGCGGATATTTTCGTCATTGGCAACGCCCCGACCGCCTTGTACCGGCTGTTGCACTGGATGGAGCAGGGCGCCCGGCCTCCGAGGCTGATCGTGGGCATGCCCGTGGGCTTCGTCAACGCCGCCGAGGCCAAGGATTTGCTGCTGGCCCAGGACAAAATTCCGTACATCACCATTCGCGGTCGCAAGGGCGGCTCCAGCCTGGCCGCCTGTGTCATCAACGCCCTGGCCAAGATGGTTCGCCGGGAAATGGCGTCGGCGTCCTGA
- a CDS encoding antibiotic biosynthesis monooxygenase, which produces MIHVIARVTLKPGMVSAFLREFRSLAILVRQEAGCLDYFPTQDVPTGLDTQDYNMNSVTILEKWSNRTALNAHLRAGHMRAFQERIKDIVVETDLRIVEEV; this is translated from the coding sequence ATGATCCACGTCATCGCCCGCGTCACGCTCAAGCCCGGCATGGTCAGCGCCTTTTTGCGGGAATTCCGGTCCTTGGCCATCCTGGTCCGCCAGGAAGCCGGCTGCCTGGACTATTTTCCCACCCAGGATGTTCCAACGGGTCTCGATACCCAGGACTACAACATGAACAGCGTGACCATCCTGGAAAAATGGTCCAACCGCACCGCCCTGAACGCCCATCTCCGGGCCGGGCACATGCGCGCCTTCCAGGAACGGATCAAGGACATCGTCGTCGAGACCGACCTCAGGATCGTCGAGGAAGTCTGA
- a CDS encoding DUF3592 domain-containing protein, with translation MFVTLRKLLLLVLGLPFVLLGGHFLMDSTGTALTHWASASWTQTTATLVSVERISGPDQAWGNQTSVLYTYDFGGQTHEGTNICAMRECPEQGMFETLRAALDANRTVPVLVDPDHPERAMLHRHLHLPYFLLNLSVGLFCLFTGGSAVAFGVYMLRRDRAATKENP, from the coding sequence ATGTTCGTCACCTTGCGCAAACTGCTGCTCCTTGTCCTGGGCCTGCCTTTCGTGCTTCTTGGCGGCCACTTCCTGATGGACTCGACGGGCACGGCCCTGACCCATTGGGCCTCGGCCTCCTGGACCCAGACCACGGCCACCCTGGTTTCCGTGGAGCGGATCTCCGGCCCGGACCAGGCCTGGGGGAACCAGACATCGGTCCTCTACACGTACGACTTCGGCGGCCAGACGCACGAGGGCACGAATATTTGCGCCATGCGGGAATGCCCGGAACAGGGCATGTTCGAAACCCTTCGCGCCGCCCTGGACGCCAATCGGACCGTGCCCGTGTTGGTGGACCCCGACCATCCGGAACGGGCCATGCTCCACCGCCATCTTCATCTGCCCTACTTCCTGCTCAACCTCAGCGTGGGCCTGTTCTGCCTCTTCACCGGGGGCAGCGCCGTGGCTTTCGGCGTCTACATGCTGCGTCGGGACAGGGCCGCGACCAAGGAGAACCCATGA
- a CDS encoding heavy-metal-associated domain-containing protein: protein MTTIKISGMSCAHCTGSVATLLASMPGVSDITVTLDPGQATFTAAPGVDLDQIRAAIRKIGFDPES, encoded by the coding sequence ATGACCACCATCAAGATCTCGGGCATGTCCTGCGCCCACTGCACCGGCTCCGTGGCCACCCTGTTGGCCTCCATGCCCGGCGTTTCCGACATCACCGTCACCCTCGATCCGGGACAGGCCACGTTCACGGCCGCGCCCGGGGTGGATCTGGATCAGATCCGAGCCGCCATCCGCAAAATCGGCTTTGATCCGGAAAGCTGA